Proteins from a genomic interval of SAR202 cluster bacterium:
- the rimI gene encoding ribosomal-protein-alanine N-acetyltransferase, with amino-acid sequence MPHSPPQNIPRVMPFALRPLEARDIHHCALIEREAFPTLFPPTSFSREMENRLASYFVAFSLGGSASKTAARRQGEGLVGTLFRSARSAIGRRDEPPITDTGEYLVGFLGIWHMVDEAHVVSVGVRNDFRGRGIGELLLIGGIEHSIQRGSEVVTLEVRKSNVVAINLYQKYGFKERGVRKAYYADNREDALILTTDCIRTAAYRESFDKAVKEHEQSWGRSERRIAGGG; translated from the coding sequence ATGCCCCACTCTCCGCCACAAAATATCCCCCGGGTGATGCCCTTTGCCCTGAGGCCACTGGAGGCCAGGGACATCCACCACTGCGCCTTGATTGAGCGCGAGGCGTTCCCGACCCTGTTTCCTCCCACCTCTTTCTCCCGCGAAATGGAGAACAGGCTGGCGAGCTACTTCGTTGCGTTCTCACTGGGTGGGAGCGCTTCAAAGACCGCCGCGCGCCGTCAGGGGGAGGGGCTAGTCGGCACTCTCTTCCGCTCGGCCCGCAGCGCTATCGGCCGCCGGGATGAGCCGCCCATAACCGACACAGGGGAGTACCTTGTCGGATTCCTTGGTATCTGGCACATGGTGGACGAGGCGCATGTCGTCTCCGTGGGCGTGCGTAACGATTTCCGTGGCCGGGGCATCGGCGAGCTTCTGCTCATCGGCGGGATTGAGCACTCCATCCAGCGCGGCTCCGAAGTGGTGACGCTTGAGGTGAGGAAGTCCAACGTCGTCGCAATCAACCTGTACCAGAAGTACGGCTTCAAGGAGAGGGGCGTGCGCAAGGCCTACTACGCGGACAACCGCGAGGACGCGCTGATCCTGACTACGGACTGCATCCGGACGGCAGCTTACCGGGAGAGCTTTGACAAGGCGGTAAAGGAGCACGAGCAGAGTTGGGGCCGCTCGGAGCGGCGCATCGCGGGCGGTGGTTAG
- a CDS encoding DUF433 domain-containing protein — MATLMNRITVNPKQCGGRPCIRGMRIRVKDVLAEEKALIDWARGSLEAEEMAAEDESLSPFKPEDL, encoded by the coding sequence ATGGCCACTCTAATGAATAGAATTACGGTCAACCCAAAGCAATGCGGGGGGCGACCTTGCATTCGCGGGATGAGAATACGAGTGAAGGACGTGCTGGCAGAAGAAAAGGCGCTCATCGATTGGGCCAGGGGTTCGCTGGAGGCTGAGGAGATGGCCGCCGAAGATGAGTCTCTATCCCCGTTCAAGCCGGAAGACCTCTAA
- a CDS encoding 2-oxo acid dehydrogenase subunit E2 — translation MATPIVMPRLGDFMTEGTITKWAKPSGATVKQGEPIAEIESEKLSYDLEAAEDGILHIVTTEGGKAGVDEVVGYLLAEGEKPPGALHEAYEAAGASPLAPDAAMTTPPPSGEAEESTILSTPGARKLAAKLGVSIAQVAATGPRGRVTEADVQAHVDRAAQAKAAAPPAPAAPAAPATGGRLPAGLPAPSKVVPIQGMRKGIADRMRSSLSTTAQLSFFLEVDVTEAQKMRREFSQTAGKTVTLAQVLMKACAETLPKAPELNTVIADGQIAYFDAVNIGIAVALENGLIVPVLRNVEKKAILQIADEAEKLVTRAKEGKLTPDDVKGGTFTISVLGIVDGFTPVLNAGQSAILGVGRSVGKPAVHKGEVVVREMMTLSLTVDHQVVDGAVAATFMRRLQQAIERPSTLFR, via the coding sequence ATGGCCACCCCAATCGTAATGCCCCGGCTGGGCGATTTCATGACGGAGGGCACCATCACAAAGTGGGCCAAGCCTTCCGGCGCGACCGTGAAACAGGGCGAGCCCATCGCGGAGATCGAGTCCGAGAAGCTCAGCTATGACCTGGAGGCGGCTGAAGACGGCATCCTCCACATCGTTACCACCGAAGGCGGCAAGGCCGGCGTGGACGAGGTTGTCGGATACCTCCTCGCGGAGGGCGAGAAGCCGCCCGGCGCTTTGCACGAAGCTTACGAGGCCGCCGGTGCAAGCCCACTGGCCCCGGACGCGGCGATGACCACGCCGCCGCCGTCCGGCGAGGCGGAGGAGTCGACCATCCTCTCCACCCCCGGGGCGCGCAAGCTGGCCGCGAAGCTCGGCGTCAGCATCGCGCAGGTCGCGGCCACCGGCCCGCGCGGCCGGGTGACCGAGGCCGACGTGCAGGCGCACGTGGACAGGGCGGCCCAGGCGAAGGCCGCGGCGCCGCCTGCTCCTGCTGCGCCCGCCGCGCCGGCAACCGGCGGCAGGCTGCCCGCGGGGCTCCCTGCGCCGTCGAAGGTCGTGCCCATACAGGGCATGCGCAAAGGCATCGCCGACCGTATGCGCTCCAGCCTCTCGACCACCGCGCAGCTCTCATTCTTCCTGGAGGTCGACGTCACCGAGGCGCAGAAGATGCGCCGCGAGTTCTCGCAGACGGCGGGCAAGACGGTCACACTCGCGCAGGTGCTGATGAAGGCGTGCGCGGAGACCCTGCCCAAAGCGCCCGAGCTGAACACGGTGATCGCCGACGGCCAGATCGCCTACTTCGACGCCGTCAACATAGGCATCGCCGTCGCGCTCGAAAACGGGCTGATCGTGCCTGTGCTGCGCAACGTCGAAAAGAAGGCGATACTGCAGATCGCGGACGAGGCCGAGAAGCTGGTGACGCGCGCGAAAGAGGGCAAGCTGACGCCGGACGATGTGAAGGGCGGGACGTTCACAATCAGCGTGCTGGGAATAGTGGACGGCTTCACGCCGGTGCTCAACGCCGGCCAGAGCGCGATACTCGGCGTCGGCCGCTCCGTGGGCAAGCCGGCGGTGCACAAGGGCGAGGTGGTCGTGCGCGAAATGATGACGCTGAGCCTGACCGTCGACCACCAGGTCGTAGACGGCGCTGTCGCGGCCACCTTCATGCGCCGCCTCCAGCAGGCCATCGAGCGCCCGTCGACGCTGTTCAGGTAA
- a CDS encoding alpha-ketoacid dehydrogenase subunit beta, with translation MVQTQATRQISFIQAVNEALKLEMRRDPTVIVMGEDVAGGAGREAQGIKDAWGGAMRLTKGLIGEFGVERVRDTPISEAGFIGAGIGAAATGLRPVVELMYVSFFGVCADQIFNNAAKMHYMFGGKFKIPLTILTSMGAGTNSAAQHSETIYSVFTHFPGLKVVVPSDPYTAKGLLISAIRDDDPVMVFNNRQLLGFKWEQHVPEEAYTVPIGKANIVRKGKDVTLIGIGYTTYLNLQAAQALEAEGYSVEVLDLLSVSPMDEEAILQSVKKTRKVVIVDEDYPRCSVATDISALIAEQAFDFLDAPPKRVTPPHTPVPYSRPLEAVYMPNKDKVIQAAKEVLE, from the coding sequence ATGGTCCAAACACAGGCGACCCGCCAGATATCCTTCATCCAGGCCGTTAACGAGGCGCTCAAGCTCGAGATGCGGCGCGACCCGACCGTCATCGTAATGGGTGAGGACGTCGCCGGCGGGGCGGGCAGGGAAGCGCAGGGCATCAAGGACGCCTGGGGCGGCGCGATGCGCCTGACGAAGGGGCTCATCGGCGAGTTCGGCGTGGAGCGCGTGCGCGACACCCCGATTTCTGAGGCGGGATTCATAGGGGCAGGTATCGGCGCGGCGGCGACCGGGCTGCGGCCGGTGGTGGAGCTCATGTACGTTAGCTTCTTCGGCGTATGCGCGGACCAAATATTCAACAACGCCGCGAAGATGCACTACATGTTCGGCGGCAAGTTCAAGATCCCACTGACCATCCTCACCTCCATGGGCGCGGGCACCAACTCCGCCGCGCAGCACTCCGAGACGATCTACTCCGTGTTCACGCACTTTCCCGGGCTCAAGGTCGTCGTGCCTTCCGACCCGTACACCGCGAAGGGGCTGCTGATCTCGGCGATCCGCGACGACGATCCCGTGATGGTCTTCAACAACCGCCAGCTTCTCGGCTTCAAGTGGGAGCAGCACGTGCCGGAAGAGGCCTACACCGTCCCCATCGGCAAGGCGAACATCGTGCGCAAGGGCAAAGACGTGACGCTCATCGGCATTGGCTACACCACGTACCTCAACCTCCAGGCCGCGCAGGCGCTGGAGGCGGAAGGCTACTCCGTCGAGGTCCTCGACCTCCTTTCGGTCTCGCCGATGGACGAGGAGGCGATACTGCAATCGGTTAAGAAGACGCGCAAGGTGGTGATAGTGGACGAGGACTACCCCCGCTGCAGCGTCGCGACGGACATATCCGCGCTGATAGCGGAGCAGGCCTTCGACTTCCTGGACGCGCCGCCGAAGCGCGTCACGCCGCCGCACACGCCGGTGCCGTACAGCCGCCCGCTGGAGGCGGTTTACATGCCCAACAAGGACAAGGTAATCCAGGCCGCGAAGGAAGTGCTGGAGTAG